The Christiangramia flava JLT2011 genome has a segment encoding these proteins:
- a CDS encoding VCBS repeat-containing protein: protein MRSIKFSAICFGLMAIVSCQKEQESEVPETFFSNPSAEETGLNFTNQLTENRDANILDYLYFYNGGGVSIGDINNDGLADIYLTGNQVKNKLFLNKGNFEFEDVTEEAGVAGESSWNTGCTMADVNGDGLLDIYVSAVVGVNGFRGHNELFINNGDLTFTEMSAKYGLNEESFSSQAAFFDFDNDGDLDVYILNHAVHTNESFGPSSIREKRVYESGDKLMRNDGGKFTDISEEAGIFGGANSYGLGLTTADFNNDGFTDIYVGNDFHEDDYFYINNGDGTFSESLKDQFGHISRFSMGNDAADINNDGYVDLMTLDMLAEDETVLKASAGDDSYNVHELKTGKLGYQPQYTRNMLQLNNHGQFFTETALMSGVAATDWSWGPLFADYDQDGKIDLFITNGIPKRPNDLDYVKFISNEQIQKKLDQTTLVDNQALDLMPEGRVTNYFFRGMGNGMFEDDTKNWIKNDSIISTGVAYGDLDNDGDLDIVTNNVNSPVSIYRNDQADGNYLQVSFRNDSGNTFGIGSTGVLFTSEGTQIRQLYATRSYQSASQPILHFGIPKDVKIDSLHLEWPGGKSLTLKNVKPNQLLQVHYKDFIQDTDFKNFKYNNESQLFKLLANDFGLNYEHLENDFSDFDMQKLIPHKFSDLGPAVTVADVNNDGLEDVFFGASRFQPAQIFIQGTDGFHAKSYESIAEDSLAEDVSATAGDFNNDGKIDILVASGGGESVGANNWLLDRLYLGTENGFVKDTLFPETFANSSIVKSADFDKDGDLDVFIGANSVNYDYGNMPKSALLLNENRQFTKLQHAEFENIGMVNDASWTDFDQDGNLDLILVGEWMSPRFFRNNSGKFEDVTQDLISEKLNGMWQSIQPFDADGDGDEDYLLGNWGLNTKLKADEKTPLRMYYSDFDGNGLTETLIAAEKNDKYYFIGGLDDLSAQLSTLLRKRFTSYQKFAGKAVNEIFTPEELNDATLFEIHTLASGYLENRDGKFVFHAFPSQLQVAPIRSMLRYDFDQDGKEEVLFAGNYFGVTPYHGKFDGLGGLLYFNKDKILNSVEIGLNLSQNSVKNLSVIEIGKKPYLLVTSNNSKVLLYEITSVNE from the coding sequence TTGAGATCAATTAAATTTTCGGCAATTTGTTTCGGCCTGATGGCAATTGTTTCCTGCCAGAAGGAACAGGAATCGGAGGTTCCTGAGACATTCTTCAGCAATCCTTCCGCAGAAGAAACCGGTCTGAACTTTACCAACCAGCTAACGGAAAACCGGGATGCGAATATTCTCGACTACCTGTATTTTTACAACGGCGGGGGGGTAAGTATTGGCGATATCAATAATGATGGACTGGCCGATATTTATCTTACGGGTAACCAGGTAAAAAATAAATTGTTTCTGAATAAAGGCAATTTTGAATTTGAAGACGTAACAGAAGAAGCCGGAGTTGCCGGTGAAAGCAGCTGGAATACAGGTTGTACGATGGCCGACGTGAATGGCGACGGACTCCTGGATATTTATGTTTCAGCAGTAGTTGGCGTTAATGGATTTCGCGGTCACAATGAGTTATTCATTAACAATGGTGATCTTACCTTCACTGAAATGTCGGCCAAATACGGGCTTAATGAGGAAAGTTTTTCGTCTCAGGCAGCTTTTTTCGATTTTGATAATGACGGCGATTTAGATGTGTATATTTTAAATCATGCCGTGCACACCAATGAATCTTTTGGGCCTTCGAGCATTCGCGAAAAACGAGTGTATGAAAGTGGCGACAAGCTGATGCGCAACGATGGCGGGAAATTTACCGATATCAGTGAGGAAGCGGGAATCTTTGGTGGTGCTAACAGTTATGGTTTGGGACTTACTACGGCCGATTTTAATAACGACGGCTTTACAGATATCTACGTGGGGAATGATTTTCACGAAGATGATTATTTCTATATCAACAACGGCGATGGCACATTTAGCGAGAGCCTGAAAGATCAGTTTGGGCATATTTCCCGTTTTTCAATGGGCAACGATGCTGCAGATATCAATAATGACGGCTATGTAGACCTCATGACCCTGGATATGCTGGCGGAAGATGAAACCGTACTCAAAGCAAGTGCCGGTGACGATAGTTACAACGTACATGAACTGAAAACCGGGAAATTGGGTTACCAGCCACAATATACCCGTAATATGCTACAGCTGAATAATCACGGCCAGTTCTTTACCGAAACCGCGCTTATGAGCGGCGTCGCTGCTACTGACTGGAGTTGGGGGCCACTTTTTGCTGATTATGACCAGGACGGGAAAATAGATCTGTTCATTACCAATGGAATTCCGAAACGACCGAACGATCTGGATTACGTTAAGTTCATTTCAAATGAGCAGATACAGAAAAAACTGGATCAAACCACTCTGGTCGATAACCAGGCGTTGGACCTGATGCCTGAAGGCAGGGTTACCAATTATTTCTTTCGTGGAATGGGAAACGGAATGTTCGAAGATGATACTAAAAACTGGATCAAGAACGATTCGATTATTTCTACAGGTGTAGCTTATGGCGATCTGGACAACGACGGAGATCTCGATATCGTGACCAACAACGTGAACAGCCCGGTTAGCATTTATCGCAATGACCAGGCAGATGGAAATTATCTACAGGTAAGTTTCAGAAATGATTCTGGTAATACCTTTGGGATCGGTTCCACTGGCGTGTTATTTACAAGCGAAGGAACCCAAATCCGGCAATTATATGCCACCAGATCCTACCAGTCAGCTTCCCAACCTATTCTACACTTTGGAATTCCGAAAGACGTGAAAATAGATTCTTTACACCTGGAATGGCCTGGAGGAAAGTCCTTGACTTTGAAAAATGTCAAACCAAATCAATTGTTACAGGTTCATTATAAGGATTTTATTCAAGATACTGATTTTAAGAATTTTAAATACAATAATGAGAGCCAACTATTTAAGTTACTGGCCAATGATTTTGGCTTGAATTATGAACACCTGGAAAATGATTTCAGTGATTTTGATATGCAGAAACTGATTCCTCATAAGTTTTCTGATCTTGGTCCTGCAGTAACAGTTGCTGATGTTAATAATGACGGATTGGAAGATGTTTTTTTCGGGGCCTCCCGTTTCCAACCGGCGCAGATTTTTATCCAGGGAACTGATGGTTTCCACGCTAAAAGCTATGAAAGTATTGCTGAAGATTCCCTTGCCGAAGATGTTTCCGCTACTGCGGGAGATTTCAATAACGATGGAAAAATAGACATTTTGGTAGCTTCCGGTGGAGGAGAATCGGTTGGGGCGAATAACTGGCTGTTAGATCGATTGTATCTTGGTACTGAAAATGGTTTTGTAAAAGACACTCTTTTCCCGGAAACCTTTGCCAATTCATCGATAGTCAAATCAGCCGATTTCGATAAAGACGGTGACCTGGATGTATTTATTGGCGCAAATTCAGTTAATTATGACTACGGAAATATGCCAAAATCTGCATTGCTTCTAAATGAAAATAGACAGTTCACGAAACTTCAGCATGCAGAATTTGAGAATATCGGGATGGTGAACGATGCCAGCTGGACAGACTTCGATCAGGACGGTAACCTGGATTTGATCTTGGTAGGAGAGTGGATGTCACCACGGTTTTTCAGAAATAACAGTGGAAAATTTGAGGACGTGACACAAGACTTGATTTCCGAAAAGCTGAATGGTATGTGGCAAAGCATCCAGCCATTTGATGCAGATGGCGATGGGGATGAAGATTATCTTTTGGGTAACTGGGGACTGAATACCAAGCTGAAAGCTGATGAGAAAACGCCTCTGCGGATGTATTACAGTGATTTTGATGGGAATGGCCTTACTGAAACGTTGATCGCTGCTGAAAAAAATGATAAATATTATTTCATTGGAGGTCTGGACGATCTTTCCGCGCAACTAAGCACCTTATTGAGGAAACGATTTACTTCCTATCAAAAATTTGCGGGGAAAGCCGTGAATGAGATCTTCACTCCTGAAGAACTGAATGATGCGACCTTGTTCGAGATTCACACGCTGGCTTCCGGTTACCTCGAAAACAGGGATGGAAAATTCGTTTTCCACGCTTTCCCTTCCCAGCTGCAGGTTGCACCGATTAGAAGCATGCTTCGCTATGATTTCGATCAAGATGGAAAAGAAGAAGTTCTTTTTGCGGGAAACTATTTCGGTGTTACCCCGTATCACGGTAAGTTCGACGGTTTAGGCGGACTCCTTTATTTTAACAAGGATAAAATTCTGAATTCCGTTGAAATTGGTTTAAATTTATCACAAAATTCTGTTAAAAATCTTTCAGTAATTGAAATAGGGAAGAAGCCATATTTGCTGGTAACTTCCAATAATTCCAAAGTCTTATTGTATGAAATTACATCGGTCAATGAATAA
- a CDS encoding vanadium-dependent haloperoxidase: protein MNKILVFAMLSFLLISCSEKQEIEVTANDFHNANDYVSKTMVHDIFSPPVASRVYAYTNIAAYETIAQFDPAYQSLAGQLTNLKPVPAPESEKTNGKIAALVAFYDIGTSLVFSEDMLKSKRDSIFQNWKEIDEETFKVSEAYGLKVAQHIKDWMKQDNYAETRTMPKFSVHTEEEARWQPTPPSYMDGIEPHWMKIRPFAINAADQFKPAPPPEFSMEEGSKFHNELMEVYNIREEIAEDEENSEKMAIAKFWDCNPYVSILRGHLMFATKKITPGGHWIGITKIACKKADADFDKSVYAYAKTSVAIADAFISCWDEKYRSNLVRPETLINKYVDENWQSVLQTPPFPEYTSGHSVVSGAAAISLTSIFGDNFAFDDDTEEDFGLPMRSFKSFNEASAEAARSRLYGGIHYRSAIEVGLVQGRALGNFVVNKLQMTSEKEADGEIASK from the coding sequence ATGAATAAAATCCTGGTTTTTGCGATGCTATCGTTCTTACTGATCTCCTGTTCTGAAAAGCAAGAGATCGAAGTTACGGCAAACGATTTTCACAATGCCAATGATTATGTGAGTAAGACGATGGTCCATGATATTTTTTCACCGCCGGTTGCCAGCCGCGTATACGCTTATACCAATATCGCCGCATATGAGACCATAGCTCAGTTTGATCCTGCCTACCAGAGTCTTGCCGGACAGCTTACCAATCTCAAGCCAGTGCCCGCACCGGAATCTGAAAAAACAAATGGCAAGATCGCCGCGCTTGTGGCTTTTTATGATATTGGCACGAGCCTGGTTTTTTCCGAAGATATGCTGAAGTCTAAAAGAGACAGTATTTTCCAGAACTGGAAGGAAATAGATGAAGAAACATTCAAGGTTTCCGAAGCTTATGGCCTTAAAGTCGCACAGCATATCAAAGACTGGATGAAACAGGATAATTACGCTGAAACTCGTACCATGCCTAAATTTTCGGTTCATACGGAAGAAGAGGCAAGATGGCAGCCCACTCCGCCTTCCTATATGGATGGGATCGAGCCACACTGGATGAAAATTCGTCCTTTCGCAATCAACGCAGCAGATCAGTTTAAGCCTGCGCCGCCTCCGGAATTTTCCATGGAGGAAGGCAGCAAATTCCATAATGAACTAATGGAAGTTTATAATATCCGGGAAGAGATTGCCGAAGATGAGGAAAACAGTGAGAAAATGGCTATTGCTAAATTCTGGGACTGTAACCCGTATGTTTCCATTCTTCGAGGTCACCTGATGTTTGCAACCAAGAAAATTACACCGGGAGGTCACTGGATCGGGATCACCAAGATCGCCTGCAAAAAAGCCGATGCTGATTTTGATAAATCTGTTTATGCCTATGCAAAAACTTCCGTAGCCATTGCTGATGCTTTCATTAGCTGTTGGGACGAAAAATACCGTAGCAACCTGGTGAGGCCAGAAACCCTCATCAATAAGTACGTAGATGAAAACTGGCAATCTGTACTGCAAACTCCGCCATTTCCGGAGTACACCAGCGGTCATTCGGTCGTTTCCGGAGCCGCAGCGATTTCGCTAACCAGTATTTTCGGTGATAATTTCGCTTTTGATGATGATACGGAAGAAGATTTTGGTTTACCAATGCGTTCTTTCAAATCTTTCAATGAAGCTTCGGCAGAAGCTGCGAGAAGCAGGCTTTATGGCGGGATTCATTATCGTTCGGCCATTGAAGTTGGTCTTGTACAGGGACGTGCGCTAGGGAATTTCGTGGTGAATAAGCTTCAAATGACCTCAGAAAAAGAGGCAGATGGAGAAATTGCTTCGAAATAG